From Streptomyces yatensis, one genomic window encodes:
- the bldG gene encoding anti-sigma factor antagonist BldG has product MDLSLSTRTVDDRTVVEVGGEIDVYTAPKLREQLVELVNDGNYHLVVDMEGVDFLDSTGLGVLVGGLKRVRAHEGSLRLVCNQERILKIFRITGLTKVFPIHTSVEDAVAATD; this is encoded by the coding sequence GTGGACCTGTCCCTGTCGACTCGGACCGTCGATGACCGCACGGTCGTCGAGGTCGGTGGCGAGATTGATGTATACACCGCGCCCAAGCTGCGCGAGCAGCTGGTCGAGCTTGTCAACGACGGCAACTACCACCTGGTCGTCGACATGGAGGGCGTCGACTTTCTCGACTCCACCGGACTCGGCGTGCTCGTCGGCGGGCTCAAGCGAGTGCGGGCCCACGAGGGCTCGCTGCGCCTGGTGTGCAACCAGGAGCGCATTCTGAAGATCTTCCGCATCACCGGCCTGACCAAGGTGTTCCCGATTCACACCTCGGTCGAGGACGCTGTCGCGGCGACCGACTGA
- a CDS encoding sodium-translocating pyrophosphatase, which translates to MAGPLTPHQLDLTPTLAAAELTDDNRVIVLVIAAVAIAALAVAVVLVRQVLAAGEGTDSMKKIAEAVQEGANAYLARQLRTLGGFAVVVFFLLMLLPADDWAQRIGRSVFFLIGAAFSAATGYIGMWLAVRSNVRVAAAAREATPEPPTTPVNGDSAASAPGKPSVDLTAVSHKAMKIAFRTGGVVGMFTVGLGLLGASCVVLVYAADAPKVLEGFGLGAALIAMFMRVGGGIFTKAADVGADLVGKVEKGIPEDDPRNAATIADNVGDNVGDCAGMAADLFESYAVTLVAALILGKAAFGDSGLAFPLLVPAIGVVTAMIGIFAVAPRRADRSGMSAINRGFFISALISMALVAVAVFTYLPSSYADLDGVTNREILGHSGDPRILALVAVAIGIVLAALIQQLTGYFTETTRRPVRDVGKTSLTGPATVVLSGISLGLESAVYSAVLIGLSVYGAFLLGGTSIMLALFAVALAGTGLLTTVGVIVAMDTFGPVSDNAQGIAEMSGDVEGAGAQVLTDLDAVGNTTKAITKGIAIATAVLAAAALFGSYRDAIAEAVSDVHTSVAGEMNLNLDISQPNNLVGLVLGAAVVFLFSGLAINAVSRSAGAVVFEVRRQFREKPGIMNYSEKPEYGRVVDICTKDALRELATPGLLAVLAPIAVGFTFGVGALGSFLAGAIGTGTLMAVFLANSGGAWDNAKKLVEDGHHGGKGSEAHAATVIGDTVGDPFKDTAGPAINPLLKVMNLVALLIAPAVVKFSYGDNASPGLRAVVAGIAVAIIVAAVYISKRRGIVVGDEDNSERVAKSADAAVVS; encoded by the coding sequence ATGGCGGGGCCTCTCACCCCTCATCAGCTGGACCTCACCCCAACCCTGGCCGCCGCAGAGCTGACCGACGACAACCGTGTGATCGTGCTGGTGATCGCCGCCGTCGCGATCGCGGCGCTCGCGGTCGCGGTGGTCCTGGTACGACAAGTCCTCGCGGCGGGCGAGGGCACGGACAGTATGAAGAAGATCGCCGAGGCCGTTCAGGAAGGCGCCAATGCCTATCTGGCCCGGCAGCTGCGCACCCTCGGCGGATTCGCCGTGGTGGTGTTCTTCCTGCTCATGCTGTTGCCGGCGGACGACTGGGCGCAGCGCATCGGGCGTTCGGTGTTCTTTCTGATCGGTGCGGCATTCTCGGCAGCCACCGGCTATATCGGGATGTGGCTCGCGGTGCGCAGCAATGTGCGCGTCGCCGCCGCCGCCCGTGAGGCCACCCCCGAGCCCCCCACCACACCCGTCAATGGCGATTCGGCCGCTTCCGCACCCGGTAAGCCGAGCGTGGATCTCACGGCCGTCTCGCACAAGGCGATGAAGATCGCTTTCCGTACCGGCGGTGTGGTGGGCATGTTCACCGTGGGCCTCGGACTGCTGGGCGCCTCCTGCGTGGTGCTGGTCTACGCGGCCGACGCGCCCAAGGTGCTGGAGGGCTTCGGGCTCGGCGCCGCGCTGATCGCGATGTTCATGAGGGTCGGCGGTGGCATCTTCACCAAGGCCGCCGACGTCGGCGCCGACCTCGTCGGCAAGGTCGAGAAGGGCATCCCCGAGGACGACCCGCGCAACGCCGCCACCATCGCGGACAACGTTGGCGACAACGTCGGTGACTGCGCCGGTATGGCCGCCGACCTCTTCGAGTCGTACGCCGTCACCCTGGTCGCCGCGCTGATCCTCGGCAAGGCGGCCTTCGGTGACTCCGGGCTGGCCTTCCCGCTGCTCGTTCCGGCCATCGGCGTGGTCACCGCCATGATCGGGATCTTCGCCGTGGCCCCGCGCCGCGCCGATCGCAGCGGAATGAGCGCCATCAACCGCGGCTTCTTCATCTCCGCCCTGATCTCGATGGCGCTGGTGGCGGTCGCGGTCTTCACCTATCTGCCGTCCAGCTACGCGGATCTCGACGGGGTCACCAACCGCGAGATCCTCGGCCACAGCGGTGATCCGCGGATTCTCGCGCTCGTCGCCGTCGCCATCGGCATCGTGCTGGCCGCGCTCATCCAGCAGCTCACGGGCTACTTCACCGAGACGACCCGGCGTCCCGTGCGGGATGTCGGCAAGACCTCGCTGACCGGCCCGGCCACGGTGGTGCTCTCCGGTATCTCGCTCGGTCTGGAGTCGGCCGTCTACTCGGCGGTGCTGATCGGGCTGAGCGTCTACGGCGCCTTCCTGCTCGGCGGCACCTCGATCATGCTGGCGCTGTTCGCCGTGGCGCTCGCCGGCACCGGCCTGCTCACCACGGTCGGTGTGATCGTCGCCATGGACACCTTCGGTCCGGTCTCCGACAACGCCCAGGGCATCGCCGAGATGTCCGGCGATGTCGAGGGCGCGGGCGCGCAGGTGCTCACCGACCTCGACGCGGTCGGCAACACCACCAAGGCGATCACCAAGGGCATCGCCATCGCGACGGCGGTGCTCGCCGCGGCCGCGCTCTTCGGCTCGTACCGCGACGCCATCGCGGAGGCCGTGAGCGATGTCCACACCTCCGTGGCCGGAGAGATGAATCTGAACCTGGACATCTCGCAGCCCAACAACCTCGTGGGCCTCGTCCTCGGCGCCGCCGTCGTCTTCCTCTTCTCCGGGCTGGCGATCAACGCGGTGTCGCGGTCGGCCGGTGCGGTGGTCTTCGAGGTGCGGCGGCAGTTCCGCGAGAAGCCCGGGATCATGAACTACAGCGAGAAGCCCGAATACGGCCGGGTCGTCGACATCTGCACCAAGGACGCGCTGCGCGAGCTGGCCACACCGGGTCTGCTCGCCGTCCTGGCGCCGATCGCCGTCGGCTTCACCTTCGGGGTCGGCGCGCTCGGCTCGTTCCTGGCGGGCGCGATCGGCACCGGCACGCTGATGGCCGTCTTCCTCGCCAACTCCGGCGGCGCCTGGGACAACGCCAAGAAGCTGGTCGAGGACGGCCATCACGGCGGGAAGGGGAGCGAGGCGCATGCCGCGACGGTGATCGGCGACACGGTCGGCGATCCCTTCAAGGACACCGCG
- a CDS encoding ATP-binding protein, giving the protein MATVELRFSALPEHVRTARLVAAAVARRAGVDEAVLDEVRLAVGEACTRAVGLHLSNGVEAPVRVSLTEEEKKFSIEVGDESPTSAALASGSHPEMDDEAEGEDEMGLAVISGLVDDVEVTTSESGGVIRMSWPTSPQPVVS; this is encoded by the coding sequence ATGGCCACCGTCGAACTCCGCTTCAGCGCGCTGCCTGAGCACGTCAGGACCGCTCGTCTTGTCGCGGCCGCCGTGGCGCGTCGGGCGGGGGTGGATGAGGCCGTGCTCGACGAGGTGCGGCTCGCGGTCGGCGAGGCGTGCACGCGTGCGGTCGGGCTCCACCTGAGCAATGGGGTGGAGGCGCCGGTGCGGGTGTCGCTGACCGAGGAGGAGAAGAAGTTCTCCATCGAGGTCGGTGACGAATCCCCGACCTCGGCGGCCCTGGCGTCCGGCTCCCATCCGGAGATGGACGACGAGGCCGAGGGCGAGGACGAGATGGGTCTCGCCGTCATCAGCGGGCTCGTCGACGATGTCGAGGTGACGACCAGCGAATCCGGTGGAGTGATCCGGATGAGCTGGCCGACGTCACCCCAGCCCGTGGTGTCCTAG